One part of the Drosophila teissieri strain GT53w chromosome 3R, Prin_Dtei_1.1, whole genome shotgun sequence genome encodes these proteins:
- the LOC122619796 gene encoding CD81 antigen has translation MGLNGCCSCVKYLMVLINILFWLIGLTIVVTSVWMLTDPTFMLSMTQNYNHYHIALYVFLAIGILITLGAFFGCCGVCRESQCLLVSFFCVILIVMVAQIAAGAWAFHNKDKLDDIVRAAVKSSVQEEYGQSTMSSRTVTFDTLQKNLKCCGADGPGDWATSRFNNVDRTNIVEIAVSSMNVFYNIPESCCKDNLKDNECELSRRLKFGGPLNNAIYQQGCVDKLIEIIYENWVTIFAVTAAVILLELLSLTFALSLCCAVRNQHYKA, from the exons ATGGGTCTCAACGGCTGCTGTTCGTGCGTCAAATATCTGATGGTccttataaacattttattctgG CTCATCGGACTGACCATCGTGGTGACCTCCGTTTGGATGCTGACCGATCCCACATTTATGCTGTCGATGACACAAAACTACAATCATTATCACATAGCCCTGTATGTTTTCCTGGCCATCGGCATCCTGATCACATTGGGCGCGTTCTTTGGCTGTTGCGGAGTTTGTCGGGAGTCGCAATGTTTGCTGGTTTCG TTCTTTTGTGTCATACTCATCGTGATGGTGGCACAAATCGCAGCCGGGGCATGGGCCTTCCACAACAAAGACAAGCTGGATGACATCGTGCGGGCGGCAGTCAAGTCGTCAGTCCAGGAGGAGTACGGCCAGTCCACCATGAGTTCACGCACCGTCACCTTTGATACGCTGCAGAAGAAT TTGAAATGCTGCGGTGCCGATGGACCTGGAGATTGGGCCACGAGTCGGTTCAATAATGTGGATCGCACAAATATTGTGGAGATCGCCGTGTCTTCCATGAATGTCTTCTATAACATACCCGAGTCCTGCTGCAAGGATAATTTGAAGGATAACGAGTGTGAGCTGTCGCGACGCTTGAAATTTGGCGGCCCCTTGAACAACGCCATTTATCAGCAG GGCTGTGTGGACAAGCTGATTGAGATCATCTACGAGAACTGGGTCACCATTTTCGCCGTCACCGCCGCTGTCATTCTGCTGGAGTTGCTGTCCCTGACTTTTGCCCTGAGCCTCTGCTGCGCGGTGAGGAATCAGCACTACAAGGCCTGA